The Fusarium keratoplasticum isolate Fu6.1 chromosome 8, whole genome shotgun sequence genome includes a region encoding these proteins:
- a CDS encoding GST N-terminal domain-containing protein, which yields MTYTLFIGNKRYSSWSMRPWVLLKALDIPFEEKLHLFKPGPRQPHFIAFSPTGKVPCLQDGDTSILVWDSLAICEYIAEKYPAAWPADAAARAFARSAAAEMHSGFNAIRDECSMNVGLRIELGTPSEALRRDINRFNALFKEGIEKFGGPWLAGDKFTIVDAMYAPIASRCKTYGVELDGAAQEYVDRLFEHPVVQEWVQDGIKETEREPDHEDDCVRGRKILQDLSQ from the coding sequence ATGACTTATACACTCTTCATCGGAAACAAACGCTACTCTTCCTGGTCCATGCGACCCTGggtcctcctcaaggccctcgacaTCCCTtttgaggagaagctccaTCTTttcaagcccggccctcgcCAACCTCACTTCATCGCCTTTTCTCCCACGGGTAAAGTGCCCTGCCTGCAGGACGGAGACACGTCGATCCTTGTCTGGGATTCTCTCGCCATCTGCGAGTACATCGCCGAAAAGTACCCCGCCGCGTGGCCTGCTGATGCTGCGGCTCGTGCGTTTGCGAGATCTGCTGCGGCAGAGATGCATTCTGGATTCAACGCCATACGGGATGAGTGCAGTATGAATGTTGGTCTGAGGATTGAGTTGGGAACGCCGAGCGAGGCTCTGCGGAGGGATATCAACCGTTTCAACGCCCTGTTCAAGGAAGGAATCGAAAAGTTTGGAGGCCCGTGGTTGGCCGGGGACAAGTTTACCATCGTGGATGCCATGTATGCGCCCATTGCATCGCGCTGCAAGACATATGGcgtcgagctcgacggcGCGGCTCAGGAATACGTGGATCGATTGTTTGAACATCCTGTTGTGCAAGAGTGGGTCCAGGATGGTATCAAGGAGACGGAGAGGGAACCAGACCATGAGGATGATTGTGTGAGAGGACGCAAGATACTGCAGGACCTGTCCCAGTAA
- a CDS encoding Protein kinase domain-containing protein: MPPSIVATRGEQLGRLKLQFHGQDGTGCERSHYIPRHCLEEFWEAHSISAILRACSINKPQNVIFQSFLCTFSLLVYINKVDFLGWLVERNLKDATFPLESRPSFWPDTPSYDKLFEAITEWQWIFFPVTLEQHELYNQVFSPQYIFPICTEELIKAGDTIQVHKIETNPSCAGSDPATRVRKTYNESGKAQYEREVKTFTSLQSRSSPYIISYHGCYQQQRLDGTITYNLILGFVDGGNLEEFYTDMNPPRSLPDTNKIWNAFCGVLEGLHHLNFAAIDTNFQTIHQDIKPDNLLVSKSASSQPYDIELVITDFGYSHTKTLTTGQDTWGIDSHGGQVYGAPESSHHADYTRHGRTHITPKVDIWSLGCVMSEAAIWIKCGRQGLENYRNGRIAETRTLPRFDQAGHGGCFHDGAQALSAVRTTHDWIRNYYPDDTVTLQVLEMIETSMLVPQRDRQDAQMLCERLAKIIQGASSGHGSNSPPSSSPPARSSTVRSSTVRSPTIRSPIARSPPTSSPPASSPPRPVSLSFPWTPLTSRRSQTTTTYTTPATPQSPISTSIMESLSPLSPRAELPGSQPNGVPHPQFFDSPTPAPRPDSRRLLPLSPILTFDQAQDWYNNAKSGCPVDPRVKDVVGQLGNNVKGRDHIFLMDVSPSMGLHFHEITEKFKILAYLAKKFDPDGVEVCFSSEVPLIHKGDTSKLLRLFNEQSWDQLSFEDRIGTFIDQIVIPRLSSLRQKFGLKKPKNLTIFVLTDGRWGEGKEGAAGVENPIKRLINVILKKELSRTQVAIQFLRFGDDSDGKRYLAYLDRYGKQYDCDCVDTKPIDGNIFDMFIGPINANIDTADEDEL, translated from the exons ATGCCGCCTAGCATTGTCGCGACACGTGGGGAGCAGCTTGGGCGTTTGAAGTTGCAAttccatggccaagacggaACTGGATGCGAGAGATCGCATTATATTCCTCGGCACTGTCTCGAGGAATTTTGGGAGGCCCACAGCATCAGCGCGATATTGAGGGCGTGCTCCATCAACAAACCCCAGAATGTCATTTTCCAGAGCTTCTTGTGCACCTTCTCCCTTCTCGTGTacatcaacaaggtcgaCTTCCTCGGGTGGCTCGTCGAACGCAACCTAAAGGACGCTACCTTTCCACTAGAAAGCCGTCCCTCATTCTGGCCTGATACACCATCGTATGACAAGCTCTTCGAGGCTATCACCGAATGGCAGTGGATCTTCTTCCCCGTCACCTTGGAGCAGCACGAGCTTTACAATCAAGTCTTCAGCCCTCAGTACATCTTTCCAATTTGCACGGAGGAGCTCATTAAAGCTGGCGACACGATCCAAGTCCACAAGATTGAAACGAATCCGTCTTGCGCAGGCTCCGACCCG GCCACTCGCGTCCGAAAGACCTACAATGAATCCGGCAAAGCCCAATACGAAAGAGAAGTAAAAACTTTCACCAGTCTGCAAAGCCGTTCCTCTCCCTACATCATCAGCTATCATGGCTGCTACCAACAACAACGCCTAGACGGCACCATCACATACAATCTGATATTGGGGTTTGTCGACGGCGGAAACTTGGAAGAATTTTATACCGACATGAATCCGCCCCGCTCACTACCCGACACTAACAAGATCTGGAATGCCTTCTGTGGTGTATTGGAGGGATTGCACCATCTCAACTTTGCTGCTATCGACACCAACTTCCAGAC AATTCACCAGGACATCAAACCCGACAACCTTCTCGTCTCCAAGTCCGCATCAAGCCAGCCCTACGATATTGAGCTCGTCATCACAGATTTCGGATACAGCCACACCAAAACTCTGACGACCGGCCAAGACACGTGGGGTATCGACTCACACGGAGGCCAGGTCTACG GTGCCCCGGAATCTAGCCACCATGCAGATTACACCCGTCACGGACGAACTCACATCACCCCCAAAGTCGACATCTGGTCCCTCGGATGCGTCATGAGCGAGGCTGCGATTTGGATCAAGTGTGGTCGGCAGGGTTTGGAAAATTATCGAAACGGACGCATCGCCGAAACGAGGACACTGCCCAGGTTTGATCAAGCCGGTCACGGTGGATGTTTCCATGACGGTGCCCAGGCCCTGAGTGCCGTGCGAACGACCCATGACTGGATTCGCAACTACTATCCAGACGACACTGTTACCCTCCAGGTGCTCGAAATGATCGAGACATCCATGCTGGTCCCGCAAAGAGATCGACAAGACGCCCAAATGCTCTGCGAACGACTCGCCAAGATCATACAGGGCGCCTCCTCGGGTCATGGCAGCAACTCACCGCCGTCCAGCTCACCACCAGCCAGATCATCAACCGTCAGATCCTCAACAGTCAGATCACCAACAATCAGATCACCAATAGCCAGATCACCACCGACTAGTTCGCCACCGGCCAGCTCACCGCCTCGTCCCGTTTCTCTTAGTTTTCCCTGGACACCTTTGACGAGCCGTCGATCCCAGACTACAACAACATATACGACCCCAGCCACTCCGCAATCCCCCATTTCTACTTCAATAATGGAATCCCTGTCGCCTCTTTCACCTAGGGCTGAATTGCCTGGAAGTCAGCCCAACGGAGTGCCCCATCCTCAGTTCTTCGACTCTCCCACCCCAGCTCCACGGCCTGACTCACGACGCCTCCTACCATTGTCCCCTATCTTAACCTTTGATCAAGCCCAAGATTGGTATAATAATGCCAAGAGCGGCTGTCCCGTTGACCCCAGGGTTAAAGATGTCGTGGGGCAGCTTGGGAACAACGTCAAAGGTCGCGACCACATCTTTTTGATGGATGTGTCACCATCAATGGGCCTACATTTTCATGAAATCACGGAAAAATTCAAGATTCTTGCCTATCTGGCTAAGAAGTTCGATCCTGACGGTGTCGAAGTTTGCTTCTCATCCGAAGTGCCATTGATACACAAGGGAGACACTTCAAAACTTCTACGCCTATTCAACGAACAAAGTTGGGACCAGCTCTCCTTTGAAGACAGAATCGGAACTTTCATCGATCAGATAGTCATTCCACGGCTATCGTCCTTGCGACAGAAGTTTGGGCTGAAGAAACCTAAAAACCTCACCATCTTCGTCCTGACCGACGGCCGATGGGGCgaaggcaaagaaggcgcCGCGGGCGTCGAGAACCCAATTAAAAGACTTATCAACGTGATTCTCAAAAAGGAATTGAGTCGTACCCAGGTGGCGATTCAATTCCTACGGTTTGGAGATGATTCAGATGGCAAACGATACTTGGCATATCTTGACCGCTATGGCAAGCAATACGACTG TGACTGTGTTGATACAAAACCTATTGACGGAAACATCTTTGACATGTTTATCGGGCCCATTAATGCTAATATCGACACggcggatgaggatgaacTTTGA
- a CDS encoding Zn(2)-C6 fungal-type domain-containing protein codes for MAALPTEQPQRSTESKRILACVLCQQRKKKCDRKSPCSFCIKAKVTCIPSTPAPKRKRRKPTKELLERLERCEQLLKRCTCVQKSQMYDLPGHYSESSSPTDSHSSPPPEYEKVTPSSYEQHQTFSPQ; via the exons ATGGCAGCCCTGCCTACAGAACAACCGCAAAGATCAACAGAGTCCAAGAGAATCTTGGCCTGTGTGCTCTGCCAGCAACGCAAGAAGAAGTGTGATCGCAAGAGTCCATGTTCCTTTTGCATCAAG GCCAAGGTCACTTGCATACCGAGTACACCAGCTCCCAAGCGTAAGCGACGGAAGCCCACAAAGGAGCTCCTCGAACGCTTGGAAAGATGCGAGCAGCTCCTCAAGAGATGCACATGTGTGCAAAAATCTCAGATGTATGACTTGCCAGGACATTATAGCGAGTCCAGCAGTCCCACGGATAGCCATTCGAGTCCACCTCCAGAGTACGAAAAGGTGACGCCTTCGAGCTATGAGCAACACCAAACCTTTTCACCACAATAA